AGGTAGATGTCAAGGCCTAACGAAGAATCGTCTAAATTCCAGGTGTGAACATTTGTGAAAGGTTTGACCCGTAACATCGGTATGAAAGTACAGGGTCTGTGAATTGATTTGACATTCTCGGGGTGGATGACATGTGGGTGACACTAGAGAAGACATTTTTGACATTTATGTCGTTAGACACAAACAATGATTTTCTTCGTGTTAATGTTAACCTGATATCATTCTTACCCTAGTCAATTATAAATAATCCGTCACATATAGTAAAAAAATCGCGAAGACTATTAAAAACCATTGTAATGCTGGTATTTAAATAATTCTGATGTTTTGGAGAATGAAAGCGATGACTCGTATAAATAGATAAAAACGTAAAGGTTTAATCCAGAACGGATACTTTGTTTAGTACACACTTTTGTGATCTGTTGTGTGAGTGGCATATAAacaattactttatttattagCTTCTAACCAAATATTCTCATAATTTATTAAAGCCTTGAGTCTAGAAGTTTGAATATGTCGTTATGGGCATGAAGTTCCTGAACTAATACCGGCCGGACTGGGAGCAGTCTGTACCAGTATCAGTCGTTGGagacatgaccaaagaagaccattTTAGTCTCTTGAAGAGCAAAGGTCGCTGAGGACCAACCAGAATGGCAACAACATTTTACAGAATCCTTTGATATGTTCCCCCTACAAGAGATTCGGATAATTCTCCTAAAGCATTTAGTTTCGAGTGCCTGGATcctactctctctttcttggtCAGCAAGGTGCACGTGACAGCATTATGGGGACGACTTGTATAAAGTATGTACTTAGTCCTCATCTTATACTTTTGCTGTCCCAGATGTTGTTCTGCCTCTCCATCGatgccattgttgttgtttttcgaaCGTCCATTACTCAGCTGCTATCCTTAGAGATCGTCAGCCCCAACTACTTGAAACTCTGTCCCCCTCAAGTTTACACAGTTGACACAGATCTCGGCTTTTCCCTGTCCGTTAGTGTCCCCGTTACTTTAACGGCCATGAGTACGAGCTGTGAACACGTACTTCCTGTGGTGTCCGCTTTGTGtggttaataaaataaagacggCAACATGGAGAACtgtacaggtgagagagaggggagagacaGATAATAAGTCTACAAACAAAGGTATGACGTCACCATAGGTGTAATTAACCTGTATTACCACCTTTCCGTTGACAGAGGCCTCGACAGCATAAAGgtatctgtgttgttgacctcttgtTGTGTATTGTTAGATCGCATGACCAACGATAATTTGTCACAGAGATATCAGCTAGTAAGATTTTGTAAACACCAATTCATGCATTCTTTtaaacgcattttttttttcagaaggaaGAGTAGAACTGTGTAATCAATATTTATCTTTCCTCCAGCTACGAAAACAGATAAGAAAGAAGCACACATATTACAGTAaactgtatatttatgtataagaCTGCAAACTGGCATTTACAGAGCTACATGGTATCCACACATCAGCTGAAAGCTTCACTTGCGAATGATGAGGACAATGAAAGTAAGTAAGATACTGCAGTAGACGTTTGATAAAGTGTGATATTGGttgtacacgtgtgtatgtgtatctgcACGCACGTGTGGAGATTCTTTTTTGAATCACTGTAGTATGTAGAGTTTCTTGAAAAGTTTGGTTTCATAGAATTTCACTCGCTGTGTATGCAAGGCGTTAAGATGACGTGGGTAAAACTGTAAACCTCGCTAACTAAAgtataataaagacaaacagtCATTTCTATGAACGACTGAAGCTGACGACAGTGGTTGACACTCATTGTGACAGACACAGGTGTCATCTTCATTTGTAATACAGTGACATCAGTTACATAACAACTGGTATGAAATGCGTTTattgatataattatatttaataatatttacaaacatacaggaataaaatgtacagttttattttatgctcaGATTAGTAGTAGCATGTAACTGCATTGTAAgcaaagtaaattaaaatttagtattatttttattacaattgtAAGACGAATGCTAAACAATACTAGATACTTGATTACATTTGAAGTCTAGGGAACAAATTTAACTGTAGATTCTAAAGATATTATGTCTCATACTAAGTATGCATCTCTGTTCAATGTTACAACACCATCACGTGAATTTTACAGAAAGAACAGTTTTCATGTAGATACTTTCTTCTGTATCACTCTGCAAGCAAAACtctcattttataatttaaccATTTGAGGTTAGGGTTACAAACGCCCTCAAGTCAGGCTGGCGTAACGGTGCACCTCATCCTCAGTGGGGTTAAAATGGTGGAAACTGTGGTCTTTAAATTCCTGGATGTAACCTCAGTAGTAGATAGTAGTTATTTAAATGTGGGTGAATAACTTTATTACCTACTGGAAAGACAAGTCGGTAGATATCATCAAAAGACATTTCACACTCAAATAACCAGTAATAACTCATCCTAATAACGATTAACTGGGGTTGAGCCTCATAAACATCGACCTCGTCCATATGATGAAGACTTGGCAACGTAAAGGGTCTGATGAACAATCGTGTCAACTGTATTTGTGACCGCTTTCTGTTGATGCGGATGTTTATATGTGACGATGATGTTTATAGCTAGAGAAcgaaagaataatattaatacaaatttgGAGAAATATGAAGAGAAGGTTGGAGACTTATTTACACAGTAGATGTTTGAATAACTATTCCTACAGCCACTTGTGTCGTGAATCAGTTTGATTGTTGGGTTTTACTCCAGTACGACATAATCTCGCCCTCGTAACTGACCTTAGTCAGTCATCTGCCATTCAGGTATTTGCGAAATACTACGTCACCAGACAGGACTGTCCGTTTTTCTCCGCACATCGTACTGACAAAGGTAATGCATATGGAAAGAGCAACCATCGTCGTACAATACAAACTTTAGATAAGTGACGTATAGGAAAATACAGTCCTGACCTCCATCGCCGTCATCAGGCTGACCTGTAGCCCATAATTTAGAGGAAGACGACAGAGGAGTTCCGTCACTCCAGCGGTAGTCTCCCTCAACCTCAAGGTCATTTCCTCCCAACCAAATGTGGATGGAGAGAGATAATCctgtgcaataaaaataaatcacatagtCTAATATAAGGTGCAGTAAAAAGATAACGGTTGCTTTTACTTTACATCTACACTCATGAAGAAAACTACAAGTACAAACATTCAAATCTCGACTGTAAGTAACATGAAGCTACGCATCTTGTACTGTCCACGGTCCATCGAGTATATTTCTTGTAGACATAGCGAGTGCTGCCCTCCATGTGTGTCGTGTGTGGAAGTAGTCCTCCACTTTGTTAATtaggagagagaaaattaatgTACTGAATAAACCTCCTTCTCAGACTGGAACTGGACAGTAAAAGAAATCTGAGTACATAAATTTTGTTAGTACGCCTGCTTTGAATGACATACACGGCCTTCAGTGGTTTGAACTTCTGTAGATACCTGTATATACTACACAACAAAGACCACAACATTTCTCTATTCCCAATGAATCCAAAGTCAGTCTGCAGAACATTAGTCACTAGATTTAaattggacaaaaaaaaaaaagcaaaatcctCGTTATCATTCACTCTATGTGTTTGCTTACATATAATATACTGTGTAACTGGGTGTTTCACTTCTTGAGCAGTATAGCAGTGAAATGGCTGACTGTACAATCGCGAGTTAATAGCACATGAACGTTAACTGACAAAACTGATAATGCAACCGACAGAGTAAAAACTAATTATCATATTATGACACAGGTAGCTCATTGTCACTGTACCTGAAGACTAACAACTTACCTGCTTGTTTGACAGCGAAGCGAACTCGCTCCTCGTCTAAGACCGGAGACTTGATGTCATACAGGTGAGCGCCGTCTGCCTGGCAGTTGACTTTTGCAGTAACGTAGTTCACCTCTTTCGTCGAAAGCTTCAAGCAGGTTCCCAGGTACCACATGTAGCCCGCTTTCAAAAGACATTGAGCTGGAAGTAGAGATTGAAAGTGAGGTGAAAACCACTTCTTATATACAAACGACACAGCGATGTGACTGGTTGGCTGGGAAGACATTATCAGTATCCTTGACGATGTGACGATGATAGCGATGCTGTTGATggaagtgatgatgattactattaTTTCATTGTAATGGTGATTGATAATATTAAAGACAGTGGTTTCCGATCAAGCTATAATGGAGTAAAAATATGGTTGTTtgttatacaaataaatattttctagatCTTCTTTAAATAAGAGtactaagataaaaaaaaattaagttgcCTTCTGGTGTCGGCCCTTATAAATCGCTGAAATGTTTGAACGAATGGCTTCCAGTGATTTGTTTGTACTCGTCTCAAGTCTGTTCAACGTATTGAGGATGGCTGGCAGTTTCCTCTCGAGTTCCGACACCCGAAGCTCAGTTTTCGATGTCAGGTTTGTCAATGTCTGGACATTGCTGGTCAACGTAGTTCTGAGATCTGATGTTATTTGTTGCAGACCAGAAAGTCCTGTCTTCCCTTCAGCTTCAAGTTCTGTAATTTGCTTGTTAAGTTGTAATTGGTGTTTGTCAGCTGCCTCGGAAATTTCTTTCATCCTCTGTTGCAAATCTTTAACCTCGTCCGAAGCTCTGGTTAGTTTTAATTCAATGCCTCCATCTTTGTCAAGTCTAGTGACAATGTTTTTCACTTGATATGAGAAGTTAGTTTGGTTTAACTGCAGTTCCTTTGATGTCTTGATCAGACGCTCATTAAGCTCATTATAGGATTCTACAGCTTTAGAAATGTTAGCATTAAGCTGTAATTGTACTTTCTGGAGATGTTCCACGGATTTGTTGATGTTTGCCTCTAGTCTTCTATCAGCAGTAAAACTCGCATTGTGAAGGTCGACCAAGTCCTTGTTTAACTTCGTTTCCAGCTCTAAAAGTTTGTCAGAACTGTAGTCAGTAGCTGCTGCTGACTAACATTACAAGACTCCATAACTTTAGACACATTAGAATCCAACTGAAGCTGAAAGTTCCACAGTTTGTGGTTCGTTTCTGTCTCTAGCTGGACTCGAGCGTCTGTAGTCGTGTTCCTCATGTTCTCGATGCCTTTCAGCATGTCCACTTGTAAACGTCTCCACCTTTGTGATGTAAGTGTCCAGCTGGTCACACCTGGCTTGTCGGTGAACCAGGTAAGCCATCGCTTGAGTTACGTTTCCTGAAGACATCTTGTCGTCAGTCGTGACCTCGACCTTTGTGTCTGTTGTGGACAGGTATTGTCGCGCCACGACTTAGCGGCGGGACTGGTCGTCAAGACAACAGAAGTCGGGGCTCGGCAGTCCAGCTGACAGCAGTAGTCACCAGAGTCCGCCATGTCGGCAGGTATATCCAGGTAAAAGTACTCATCCTTAAACCCGTCACTGCTTAGTGTTCGTCCTGCGGGATCCTGTGAAAGGAAAAGGAGTGAATTGTGATTTGATTGATGAGTGAATAGCATGGAAGTCTTCCTCGCATGAGCTTTTGTATGCACGCACATCCACAATGTCATCCTTTTTATCTCACTCTGTCGCTCACTCATCTTAGTGAACATCTCTAACGTACGATCCTGATATTAAAggtgaaattttgtttgtgattgATCTTATATGTTATTTAATATGACAAAAAGGACATCCCTGTAAAAATACACATACCTACATTCTTATTCCATCTTTGAGTAAAACTTCCCCACCTGACTGACACCTCCCCCCCAACTCGCTTATTCACTAACTCATGTTGGAAAACTTTTAGTTCGTTTCCATGGTTACTGCGATACAAAAGTAGAATCGTGTGTAGCACACGGACATCGACACCCATGCTATAATCAGAAATCACGGTATCGTCCACTACGAAACAGCCATATATAATTattcactctctttctttcatgtatatctctctcattttgttttcctcaagTATGAGACATCGTCGGCACGTGTCATGTCGCTGTATTTACCTTCCACACTGCTGACACAGGCGGGAAGCCCAAAGATGTAAACGTTCCACACATCAGACGAATAGAGTTTGTGTCTGACAAGGCTTTCTTCATCACGAACAACTTTCCGTCTGCTGATCTAGGAGGCTCTTGATCACAAGaggatagaaaaatatttttaaaaaatcaacgAAATACTAATTCAAAGATTCAGCAGCACTGCAGTCAGTACTGACATCCTCTGATGCTGTTGGTTACAATAGTACCAGATGGTAATCTTCCCCATTTTCCATCCATCAACCCATCCAacaattatttgttctttttctcatctATTGTTTTGGTTAATACCTTTAATAATCAGTCTGATGTTGTGTGTGATCTTGTCCTCAGCTTGGACCTCCACTCGGTATCTCCCCAGGTCATCTGACGTCAGATTGGTCAAGGTGACTCTTCCGTTATTGTCAACGGTCAAACGTTTCTGTGTAATccacaaaacagatttttgtaaGTGAGGTCtgtatcaatcaatcaatcaatcaatcaatcaatcaatcaatcaatcaatcaatcaatcaatcaatcaatcaatcaatgtcTAGTTACCTCAAACATTCCTGTAGCCGGTACCGAAGAGCTGGCCAGAGATTCTCTCCCgagaaacacaaacacgtgaagAACGGTAACCTCGTCATCGGGTTCGTACAGTGTCAGGTTACTTCCCTTacatttgtgaaatattcttgTACCTGCTTCTTCTGTCTCAAAGACTTGTACGCTTATTACTCTCAAGCTGTGAGTCAATAAAGCTGAAAAAGggaaattttgtgaaatgtgtatTACGGATACTGCATCAATATGCAATTTAAGTGAAACACTTGCTTTATAGATTATAGTATCTGTGGGTATAATAAGAATGTTGGGCCTAAACGAAGCGAAATTCATGAAAGTAGCGGTTAGTGAAATGTTTAGAagcaacagtttgttttttattatgatGCGCTGTAAATACTGTCTCAAACCTTTGTAACCTTTAATAAAAGAACAATACGAGTGCAAATTTTTTATGATCAGGTTCGAGTCAAGTGAATAAACATCACTTAGgttgtcgtgttcaagaagtgatttatttttgctcagaaaatgaaacggctAATTTTGAACAGCCCTACAGATTTTAACTTCATTTAGAAGTAAAGATGATCAAGCCAAAGCTTcaacttaatttaaaaataacaatacactTAAAATTACTCAAGTTATTATGGAGAGATGATAAAAGAGGAATCAATAATTAGCCTTTAGTTAATctaaagaataattatttaGCCACTTTGTCCTTTATTTAACAGTAACAGTTGTTCGCTACCATCTTCAACAAGGAACTGAGAGGTAGTACTGtcttaattaacaaataaaaagtaattacaTAACGGacattaaacatatttattttaagacaataCACACATTTATGCGTTATTATAGGTTTCATATTGTTGTAGATTTTCTTGTAGACTATTGCCTTTTGTGTTAATTTATAACTATCACTACTTTGTTCGAAACATATTTCACTTAGGCTTTGCTAAATAGTTTTGCAAATGCAAATAAACTTATTATAATAAGTTGTTTGTTCCTTTCCATAAGAGTACACTGTTTATGATTTAGAATTTGTTGGTATTAAATGCTCTTTAATTCAATGCCTTAGATGTTGTGGTTTTGTTGGAGAAATTTATAGACGAATTCGAGTTTTTaaatagacaaaaattaaatatttatacattttacaaTAGCCAATTCTGAACCAATTCAAGTGACAAACATTCAATTTAGGTAAATGATATTTGAGGACCTCATTTGAAGATAAAATTAAGAACACTTACCCCAAATAATAACAAGTCTCAACGCCATTCCTGCTGCCACGTGACTGGTCTGTGGTTGGGTGGATGAAAAGACAGAACATTTACTGCAAATATTATTTCAGCCAAAATAACTTGATgcgttttattttgtaagtctTAGTTAGAAAACTATACAAGTCTTTGTCATTCTTTACATCTGTAGCAGGAGCTTTTGCCTGGGGCAGCGTGTACCGCTGTCAGAGCTTTGATCCGCCCACCCTGCACCGCCTTCACTTTCTAATCatccccatcctcctcctcatcattatttaagaaagagaaatagagatggaaagagaaaagatttagaAAGCAAGTTCGATCACACAATTCCTTAAACAGACTGTTTGATGTTGGGCTTCTCTTCGAATGTCAATGGGTAAAACACAACTGGTGGACACAGTTATACCTAGAGATAAGCATGTACCTATGTAATCCTCTCTGTATCTATGTGCCAGCTTGTCATAACATGTTAAAACAAGAATCATAACATACCTTTCTGTGTCAGCTTGTTTGTGAGGACCAATCTTCCAGATGTCTTCTTGTGCCACGTGATACCTAGACATGTATAGACATGTACACTGTTCTGTGCCGCGGTGATTGCAGCTTAAGTACCTGTTACCACATCTCCTGAGTACAAAGCAGCCTTGTctgtaataatttgttttccttataATTCCTACTCGGTGAAACAGTGCAGCCTGTCTTTGATTGTATGTGCTGGCTTCTAAAGAAAACTAACTTTGTTTGTGACTATGATACAGTagaagagggagacagagaagtAGATAGATTGATAGATCAATAGATGATTGGAATGAAAATTAATTAGTaaacacaagtaaacaataacGAACGTAATGTTTTATACCATACTagagttttcttgaaaaagccTGTACCTAAACATTCTAAAATTCTCAGTCTTTTGAACAAGATGGTCGATGTTTGTGTTAGTAGCACCGGGCCTGACACTATATTCTATTTGCTCGAAGTGTTCTACCAGTAGGTTCAGGAATACATCTAACTGTAAGCCTTTAATCGTCAGTATATGGAAAGCAGGTTTAATGTACTGTCTGTCTCTAGTGGCAGTCTGTACTTCCTCTCTTGAAGTTTCAGAGTCCCACTTCCTCCGTCATTGCGGTCTGTGTTACTGTTTTATTGTAACCCCTTAGGGACACACTTTGATGAGAAATACTTTTGCCGAAACAACATAGTCTGCAGTTAGGTTTTTATACTTAAACTAATCCATAGGAATACGCCATGATGGATAAAGACAGGTGATGCTGGACAACAATCAGAAGTCCTTTAGACTACAAGTCCACATGGCGGTTCTTGCCATCAGGTCTCTCAATCTCTCTTGGTTCTCTACTCTTCTTTAGTCAGTTTGTGTGGGAAATCCTATGCTACGACTAAATGCAGCGCTGCCTGGTAACTGCGACAGGTTCTCTACAGTTTGTTTGGCCGTTAAAAACCTTATTCATGCCGAAAATATCGTTTCAAGATTAGACTCTTGCTTCACATGATGATATGTAGCAATGGATGTTAGTAAGTATTTCATAAAGAGCTTTACTTGTTTTCAGTTATCAATGTTAATTTCACGAGTAAGTAGAGAACAGATGACAAGGTCATCTTCGGACGATATATAACGATAATATGGCTAAACATTGTCGAAGGGCTGGGATGTATGACAGCTGAGATTGTATGACCACGACACTTAGGACTAGTAGAGTTGTCATGTGTACAGACCTACCGAGATATAAAGGAAGAAATAACTAGCAGACCTGGAACTAAGCAATCCTATGTCCAGTAGCGGGATGACCATCTCTCCAGGTGGCGGATCGGAGAGTGCCCCCAAGATATGGAGGTTATCTGCAAAATAAGCCTGCTTCTTCCTGGATGAATAAGCAGTCGCCTTTCATTACAAAATGTCTGGCGAGTTATCCATACAGTGCAATGAACTTGAAAAACTCCACCAAAATCAATATGTTTAGTTAACTAGTCAATTCATTTGTGAGGCCTAAGGCACTGATCATGTTGTAAGGATATTACTTTGTGTacattacatatttatttgtgtatgtatcTGACCCATATAATACTTGCATGTGTGTATTGCACTCATATACACCACATACACATTGTGTAGATTGTGCTTAACCAAAAGGTTATAGTTATAAGAGTTGAATTGAAATCAGCTAGATGAAAATATGGATGCGTTCATTATATGTATTTTGACTGAATACCACTGTGCTAGTTAAGATAtctataaaaatgaatttatgaCTTCTCCCCACCCTTGGTCTATGGTCTACAACCatggatgcccaacctacggcccgcgggccatatccggccagCGAccgtgccatccggcccgcgaaattttctgcccacagtgcagaaatacttaattaatggtaagtacaacttgtttctaataaaaatggtgtctcctctatttttttttttcttttttgtatttttgcggtgaagcggcccgtgacacgcatgtcgaaatgtgtatggcccgcaggccgaaaaaaggttgggcatcactggtcttcACTGAATAAAGTCAGAGTCAACGTCCCCTGTGCTCTTGTCCTTCTTGCTGTGAATCGGTAATGTGCATGTAGCACACATCACCAAAAGGTCATCATGAGCCACAGCAAGTCATTAAACCAAGAGTTATCTGCCTTGCGACCCACCTTTGACACAAGCAAAATCTTGTTAGGAACGACCTCTGATGCAAGCCTCATGTGAACCATGTGCCTGATGTCTACATTCTGGAACTAATTTCAGTAAAGAAGATCGTGCAGGAGATTTGACTGCTGAGaaaaaactagttttttttagCTTCACGCTTGTTTGTTCATGCTGTGATAATCATTAATGCTTCAGGATGTAAtcctatatttaaaaaaatcttctggaATCTTTGACTCTGACATCTGCTGCAGAAAAAAGTCGTTTCTCAGGGCGTGAGAGCGGTCACTGTATCACTGTATCAAAAGATTGCACAGAGACAAAGAATAGAATATGTTACTGTTAAACGgctacacggacttttcgccgacggacgtttcgccgccggaccgTTTCGAGCCGGGACGTTTTGCGAGTCGGACGTTTTTGCCGGGACCGGACGTTCGCCGCCGGGACCGTTTCGAGCGGACgttttcggagtcggacgttttgccgaccggaggtttccgccgccggacgtttcggcgcagGGCACTTCATTGTATCGGCattttcacgcgggacctttagccgaagtcaagtgtgggagcCCCTTAGCtccacacatttctctcgcatTGTATCAACTTGTATCAGTGacctctctcactatccctcctcatgtgaaccgttagctcacacatttctctcgccattgtatcaatgtttttctcaaagctgGTTGCGCACCACAAcaaatctgtgacaatcaaagtgaaactgtctgtgaagtctgtgtgtaaacttttttggaaataaaagaCTTCTTTCCTCATTATTAAAgaattgtgtaatctagtagttacttttcattctttgagaggtaagtaagctctctctctctctcttgacataatgcggcgaacgTCCGGCGgagaaacgtccagcggcgaaacgtccagtcgaacAAAACGTCCGCACCACCGCtgttaaacaatatttatagcaGGAATAGTGCAAGTTCTCAATATGTAGTCAGGTATGTAGATGCTACAAAACTTACTTTGTCTCTCGCACATAGCGACTATAGAGAAGCTTATGTTtaacgtatttttttttaaaaaactgaaagacGACATTTTCTGTCACAACAAAACATCAATTTCGCtatgtaaatacatttcaaTATATATGTCACAACTCGGGTGGCCCACCACAACACACTCGCCAAACGAAAAATACATGTTcttcaaaacacaacaaaacgaaTTGCCTGAGTCTGTCCAAAATCTTCGTTATTAAGTTGTCGAATGGCTCAAGACTTTACAGAATAAAgaacatatgcataaataatcaACTGGCCTCAACGCAATACTCTATCGCCGCCACACAGCTCACGATACATTACAATAAgtttacatccggggcactTCCCATGGGAGGGCGATACTTCGTTATCCACTAGAGCTTCCAACTCTTTCAGTCCATACAATTAAAAATCTGTAACTCGaggttacactatactacaaAGTCCAAACTATATTTTTCAGTCACTCGTCCTTCTCTCATATATTTACGACTTCCAACTTACGTAAGTTCTAATACAATTCCAGAagtaatacataaaaaatatgttatacCTCGTTCTAGGCGAGGTTCATCCAACAACGTTGAGTAACGCGcagtttttattatatatcaaaGTTTATATTATACTGACATAAATCTCACATGGAAAAAATCCGCTTGAAATACAGCAAGTTCATAGTTCATCACTATTTTGTCCTGAATATAGATGACAGAAAATCCAGCGAGCATTTTGAGAGCTATTCACcactttaagaaagaaaacaaaacattagcTACAGGTATTAAGAGAAATGAGAAAcgttaatacattttaaaatgatttacaagaagaaactcagccaagtatttttttttctttttggctggAAGTGAATTGGTGTTGCGAGGCCTCAGGcatcatgtttatgtttatgtcgTTAGACACAAACAATGATTTTCTTCGTGTTCATGTTCACCTGATATAATCCTTACCCTAGTCAATTATAAATAAGCCGTCacatataataaagaaatcGCGAAGACTATTAAAAATCATTGTAATGTTggtaattaaataattttgatgttttggtGAATAAAAGCGATGACTCgtacaaaaagataaaaatgtaaagaatgtgaaaaatgtACAGAACGGATACTTTGTTTAGTACACACTTTTGTGATCTGATGTGTGAGTGGCATGTAAACAATTACTTAATTTATTTGCTTCTAAACAA
This window of the Pomacea canaliculata isolate SZHN2017 linkage group LG4, ASM307304v1, whole genome shotgun sequence genome carries:
- the LOC112562573 gene encoding collectin-10-like, encoding MALRPLLVFIFVLLNPTFRGQSAQVFEREEPETRIFHKCKGSNLTLYEPDDEVTVLHVFVFYGRESLASSSVPATGLFEKRLTVDNNGRVTLTNLTSDDLGRYRVEVQAEDKITHNIRLIIKAQCLLKAGYMWYLGTCLKLSTKEVNYVTAKVNCQADGAHLYDIKSPVLDEERVRFAVKQAGLSLSIHIWLGGNDLEVEGDYRWSDGTPLSSSSKLWATGQPDDGDGGQDCIFLYVTYLKFVLYDDGCSFHMHYLCQYDVRRKTDSPVW